From a single Mustelus asterias chromosome 31, sMusAst1.hap1.1, whole genome shotgun sequence genomic region:
- the LOC144481623 gene encoding uncharacterized protein LOC144481623: MWLLRMLYLQILCLQYLFKDSLSAPPCTSYIDLEGKRGTNCSHRSLVSIPHPLPPDTEILLLNYNNLSSVPLTSFQSLPYLKDLDLSHNQIQHFDLVSLLPLEKLDLSSNSLTGIPDFKNLRNLKKLVLDHNQIPDLPERAFDVLVSLEELSVKGNAIRVIPDGIFDQLEELSRLILSGNRIERFPGNSLQGAQNLDTFDISNNNLSSFPRGFENIFAPYIYLYNNPWHCDCDTVENFTEWMRNVDGSIYDSIGQSDSKSVVCSSPAAWKGIPIVKFPLEQICHVVTTIRTTPQMPTGTERSHISISTLNLFKTSPLPEICASYTDLEGKRGTNCSHRSLVSIPHPLPPDTEILLLNYNNLSSVPLTSFQSLPYLKDLDLSHNQIQHFDLVSLLPLKKLDLSSNSLTRIPDFKNLRNLRKLVLDHNQIPDLPERAFDVLVSLEELSVKGNAIRVIPDGIFDQLEELSRLILSGNRIERFPGNSLQGAQNLDTFDISNNNLSSFPRGFENIFAPYIYLYNNPWHCDCDTSAGMEWDPDCQIPARTNLSRVTTIGTAPQTPTGTERSHISISTVNLFKTSPPPEICASYTDLEGKRGTNCSHRSLVSVSHSLPPDTEILLLNYNNLSSVSLTSFQSLPHLKDLDLSHNQIQHFDSDSPLPLEKLDVSSNSLTRIPDFRNLRNLRKLVLDYNQIPDLPERAFDVLVSLEELSVKGNAIRVIPDGIFDSLGNLRHLILPGNRIERFPNNSLHSLRNLTTLDISNNQIRTIPREIFGINPAFCLLLSGNPLHCNCDVEYLMEWMELMERAMSCGNGTFDDKGIICNTPISMEGRPLFQLSPLELCKSSTPGYGALTVRSSPQATSRSHPTSASPEDSVNRWGRMFGLLEVLGPWGSSCYLLFLLHCLALALVLLANCLLLLSVARFHRRCLVPMRELARRPFGIKLVRYSLLLPDPRQIYPAPSPDGEPGGRERDDSGQLLDDDLTPSISGMGSPPPSGEGSY, encoded by the exons ATGTGGCTATTGAGGATGTTGTATCTGCAAATCCTCTGTCTCCAATACCTCTTCAAGGATTCCTTATCTGCGCCCCCGTGCACCTCATATATCGATCTGGAAGGTAAAAGAGGAACCAACTGCAGTCACCGGTCCCTTGTGTCCATCCCTCATCCTCTCCCACCGGATACAGAGATCCTCTTACTGAACTACAACAACCTCTCCTCTGTCCCCTTAACCTCGTTCCAAAGCCTCCCGTACCTCAAAGACCTCGATCTCTCCCACAACCAGATTCAACACTTTGACCTGGTCTCTCTTCTCCCATTGGAAAAGTTGGATCTCTCGTCCAACTCCTTGACCGGAATTCCTGACTTCAAGAACCTCCGGAACCTCAAGAAGCTGGTCCTCGACCACAATCAGATTCCCGATCTCCCCGAGAGAGCGTTCGACGTCTTGGTGTCCCTGGAGGAGCTCAGCGTCAAGGGGAACGCGATCCGCGTCATTCCCGATGGCATCTTTGACCAGTTGGAAGAACTCTCACGCTTAATCCTGTCTGGGAACCGAATCGAGAGATTCCCTGGGAACTCTCTGCAAGGCGCCCAAAACCTGGACACCTTTGACATCTCAAACAACAATCTAAGTTCATTTCCTCGAGGCTTTGAGAACATCTTTGCCCCTTACATCTATCTTTACAACAATCCGTGGCATTGTGATTGCGACACTGTGGAGAACTTTACAGAATGGATGAGGAATGTTGATGGAAGTATTTACGATAGTATAGGACAGTCCGACTCCAAGAGCGTTGTTTGTTCTAGTCCGGCGGCATGGAAAGGGATCCCGATTGTCAAATTCCCGCTCGAACAAATCTGTCACGTTGTGACAACCATCAGAACGACCCCTCAAATGCCCACcggcacagaaagatcccacatatCCATTTCCACCCTTAATTTGTTCAAGACATCTCCTCTTCCGGAGATTTGTGCCTCATACACCGATTTGGAAGGGAAGAGAGGAACCAACTGTAGTCACCGGTCCCTTGTGTCCATCCCTCATCCTCTCCCACCGGATACAGAGATCCTCTTACTGAACTACAACAACCTCTCCTCTGTCCCCTTAACCTCGTTCCAAAGCCTCCCGTACCTCAAAGACCTCGATCTCTCCCACAACCAGATTCAACACTTTGACCTGGTCTCTCTTCTCCCATTGAAAAAGTTGGATCTCTCGTCGAACTCCTTGACCAGAATTCCTGACTTCAAGAACCTCCGCAACCTCAGGAAGCTGGTCCTCGACCACAATCAGATTCCCGATCTCCCCGAGAGAGCGTTCGACGTCTTGGTGTCCCTGGAGGAGCTCAGCGTCAAGGGGAACGCGATCCGCGTCATTCCCGATGGCATCTTTGACCAGTTGGAAGAACTCTCACGCTTAATCCTGTCTGGGAACCGAATCGAGAGATTCCCTGGGAACTCTCTGCAAGGCGCCCAAAACCTGGACACCTTTGACATCTCAAACAACAATCTAAGTTCATTTCCTCGAGGCTTTGAGAACATCTTTGCCCCTTACATCTATCTTTACAACAATCCGTGGCATTGTGATTGCGACACT TCCGCCGGGATGGAATGGGATCCCGATTGTCAAATTCCCGCTCGAACGAATCTGTCACGTGTGACAACCATTGGAACGGCCCCTCAGACGCCCAcaggcacagaaagatcccacatatCCATTTCCACCGTTAATTTGTTCAAGACATCTCCTCCCCCGGAGATTTGTGCCTCATACACCGATCTGGAAGGTAAGAGAGGAACCAACTGTAGTCACCGGTCCCTTGTGTccgtctctcattctctcccaccGGATACAGAGATCCTCTTACTGAACTACAACAACCTCTCCTCTGTCTCCTTAACCTCGTTCCAAAGCCTCCCGCACCTCAAAGACCTCGATCTCTCCCACAACCAGATTCAACACTTTGACTCGGACTCTCCACTCCCCTTGGAAAAGTTGGATGTCTCGTCCAACTCCTTGACCAGAATTCCTGACTTCAGGAACCTCCGGAACCTCAGGAAGCTGGTCCTCGACTACAATCAGATTCCCGATCTCCCCGAGAGAGCGTTCGACGTCTTGGTGTCCCTGGAGGAGCTCAGCGTCAAGGGGAACGCGATCCGGGTCATTCCCGATGGCATCTTTGATTCCTTGGGGAATCTCAGACACTTAATCCTACCTGGGAACCGCATTGAGAGATTCCCCAATAACTCACTCCACAGCCTGAGAAATCTGACAACCTTAGACATCTCCAACAACCAGATCAGGACAATTCCTCGGGAGATTTTTGGGATAAATCCTGCATTTTGTCTCCTTCTGTCTGGGAACCCATTGCATTGTAATTGTGACGTTGAGTATTTGATGGAATGGATGGAGTTGATGGAGAGAGCAATGTCTTGTGGCAATGGAACCTTCGATGACAAAGGCATTATTTGCAATACCCCCATTAGCATGGAAGGGCGACCCCTCTTTCAGCTTTCCCCATTGGAACTGTGCAAATCCAGCACGCCTGGATACGGGGCCCTGACGGTTCGCAGCAGCCCTCAGGCCACCAGTCGATCCCACCCGACCTCCGCCAGCCCCGAGGATTCAGTTAACCGCTGGGGGCGGATGTTTGGCCTCCTCGAGGTGCTGGGCCCCTGGGGTTCGAGCTGCTACCTGCTCTTCCTCCTCCACTGCCTCGCCCTCGCCCTTGTGCTGTTAGCGAACTGCCTCCTCCTGTTGTCTGTTGCCCGCTTTCAC
- the LOC144481664 gene encoding uncharacterized protein LOC144481664: MWLLRMLYLQILCLQYLFKDSLSAPPCTSYIDLEGKRGTNCSHRSLVSIPHPLPPDTEILLLNYNNLSSVPLTSFQSLPYLKDLDLSHNQIQHFDLVSLLPLEKLDLSSNSLTGIPDFKNLRNLKKLVLDHNQIPDLPERAFDVLVSLEELSVKGNAIRVIPDGIFDQLEELSRLILSGNRIERFPGNSLQGAQNLDTFDISNNNLSSFPRGFENIFAPYIYLYNNPWHCDCDTVENFTEWMRNVDGSIYDSIGQSDSKSVVCSSPAAWKGIPIVKFPLEQICHVVTTIRTTPQMPTGTERSHISISTLNLFKTSPLPEICASYTDLEGKRGTNCSHRSLVSIPHPLPPDTEILLLNYNNLSSVPLTSFQSLPYLKDLDLSHNQIQHFDLVSLLPLEKLDLSSNSLTRIPDFKNLRNLRKLVLDHNQIPDLPERAFDVLVSLEELSVKGNAIRVIPDGIFDQLEELSRLILSGNRIERFPGNSLQGAQNLDTFDISNNNLSSFPRGFENIFAPYIYLYNNPWHCDCDTVENFTEWIRNVEGCIYDSIGQSDSKSVVCYSPPGWNGIPIVKFPLERICHV; this comes from the coding sequence ATGTGGCTATTGAGGATGTTGTATCTGCAAATCCTCTGTCTCCAATACCTCTTCAAGGATTCCTTATCTGCGCCCCCGTGCACCTCATATATCGATCTGGAAGGTAAAAGAGGAACCAACTGCAGTCACCGGTCCCTTGTGTCCATCCCTCATCCTCTCCCACCGGATACAGAGATCCTCTTACTGAACTACAACAACCTCTCCTCTGTCCCCTTAACCTCGTTCCAAAGCCTCCCGTACCTCAAAGACCTCGATCTCTCCCACAACCAGATTCAACACTTTGACCTGGTCTCTCTTCTCCCATTGGAAAAGTTGGATCTCTCGTCCAACTCCTTGACCGGAATTCCTGACTTCAAGAACCTCCGGAACCTCAAGAAGCTGGTCCTCGACCACAATCAGATTCCCGATCTCCCCGAGAGAGCGTTCGACGTCTTGGTGTCCCTGGAGGAGCTCAGCGTCAAGGGGAACGCGATCCGCGTCATTCCCGATGGCATCTTTGACCAGTTGGAAGAACTCTCACGCTTAATCCTGTCTGGGAACCGAATCGAGAGATTCCCTGGGAACTCTCTGCAAGGCGCCCAAAACCTGGACACCTTTGACATCTCAAACAACAATCTAAGTTCATTTCCTCGAGGCTTTGAGAACATCTTTGCCCCTTACATCTATCTTTACAACAATCCGTGGCATTGTGATTGCGACACTGTGGAGAACTTTACAGAATGGATGAGGAATGTTGATGGAAGTATTTACGATAGTATAGGACAGTCCGACTCCAAGAGCGTTGTTTGTTCTAGTCCGGCGGCATGGAAAGGGATCCCGATTGTCAAATTCCCGCTCGAACAAATCTGTCACGTTGTGACAACCATCAGAACGACCCCTCAAATGCCCACcggcacagaaagatcccacatatCCATTTCCACCCTTAATTTGTTCAAGACATCTCCTCTTCCGGAGATTTGTGCCTCATACACCGATTTGGAAGGGAAGAGAGGAACCAACTGTAGTCACCGGTCCCTTGTGTCCATCCCTCATCCTCTCCCACCGGATACAGAGATCCTCTTACTGAACTACAACAACCTCTCCTCTGTCCCCTTAACCTCGTTCCAAAGCCTCCCGTACCTCAAAGACCTCGATCTCTCCCACAACCAGATTCAACACTTTGACCTGGTCTCTCTTCTCCCATTGGAAAAGTTGGATCTCTCGTCGAACTCCTTGACCAGAATTCCTGACTTCAAGAACCTCCGCAACCTCAGGAAGCTGGTCCTCGACCACAATCAGATTCCCGATCTCCCCGAGAGAGCGTTCGACGTCTTGGTGTCCCTGGAGGAGCTCAGCGTCAAGGGGAACGCGATCCGCGTCATTCCCGATGGCATCTTTGACCAGTTGGAAGAACTCTCACGCTTAATCCTGTCTGGGAACCGAATCGAGAGATTCCCTGGGAACTCTCTGCAAGGCGCCCAAAACCTGGACACCTTTGACATCTCAAACAACAATCTAAGTTCATTTCCTCGAGGCTTTGAGAACATCTTTGCCCCTTACATCTATCTTTACAACAATCCGTGGCATTGTGATTGCGACACTGTGGAGAACTTTACAGAATGGATTAGGAATGTTGAAGGATGTATTTACGATAGTATAGGACAGTCCGATTCCAAGAGTGTTGTCTGTTATAGTCCGCCGGGATGGAATGGGATCCCGATTGTCAAATTCCCGCTCGAACGAATCTGTCACGTGTGA
- the LOC144481624 gene encoding uncharacterized protein LOC144481624, which produces PPETEILLLNYNNLSSVSLTSFQSLPYLKDLDLSHNQIQHFDSDSPLPLEKLDVSSNSLTRIPDFRNLRNLRKLVLDYNQIPDLPERAFDVLVSLEELSVKGNAIRVIPDGIFDSLGNLRHLILPGNRIERFPNNSLHSLRNLTTLDISNNQIRTIPREIFGINPAFCLLLSGNPLHCNCDVEYLMEWMELMERAMSCGNGTFDDKGIICNTPISMEGRPLFQLSPLELCKSSTPGYGALTVRSSPQATSRSHPTSASPEDSVNRWGRMFGLLEALGPWGSSCYLLFLLHCLALALVLLANCLLLLSVARFHRRCLVPMRELARRPFGIKLVRYSLLLPDPRQIYPAPSPDGEPGGRERDDSGQLLDDDLTPSISGMGSPPPSDKGSY; this is translated from the coding sequence ccaccGGAAACAGAGATCCTCTTACTGAACTACAACAACCTCTCCTCTGTCTCCTTAACCTCATTCCAAAGCCTCCCGTACCTCAAAGACCTCGATCTCTCCCACAACCAGATTCAACACTTTGACTCGGACTCTCCACTCCCCTTGGAAAAGTTGGATGTCTCGTCCAACTCCTTGACCAGAATTCCTGACTTCAGGAACCTCCGGAACCTCAGGAAGCTGGTCCTCGACTACAATCAGATTCCCGATCTCCCCGAGAGAGCGTTCGACGTCTTGGTGTCCCTGGAGGAGCTCAGCGTCAAGGGGAACGCGATCCGGGTCATTCCCGATGGCATCTTTGATTCCTTGGGGAATCTCAGACACTTAATCCTACCTGGGAACCGCATTGAGAGATTCCCCAATAACTCACTCCACAGCCTGAGAAATCTGACAACCTTAGACATCTCCAACAACCAGATCAGGACAATTCCTCGGGAGATTTTTGGGATAAATCCTGCATTTTGTCTCCTTCTGTCTGGGAACCCATTGCATTGTAATTGTGACGTTGAGTATTTGATGGAATGGATGGAGTTGATGGAGAGAGCAATGTCTTGTGGCAATGGAACCTTCGATGACAAAGGCATTATTTGCAATACCCCCATTAGCATGGAAGGGCGACCCCTCTTTCAGCTTTCCCCATTGGAACTGTGCAAATCCAGCACGCCTGGATACGGGGCCCTGACGGTTCGCAGCAGCCCTCAGGCCACCAGTCGATCCCACCCGACCTCCGCCAGCCCCGAGGATTCAGTTAACCGCTGGGGGCGGATGTTTGGCCTCCTCGAGGCGCTGGGCCCCTGGGGTTCGAGCTGCTACCTGCTCTTCCTCCTCCACTGCCTCGCCCTCGCCCTTGTGCTGTTAGCGAACTGCCTCCTCCTGTTGTCTGTTGCCCGCTTTCACCGCAGGTGCCTGGTGCCCATGAGGGAGCTGGCCCGGAGGCCCTTTGGCATCAAGCTGGTGCGGTACAGCCTGCTGCTGCCCGACCCTCGGCAGATCTACCCCGCCCCCAGCCCTGACGGCGAGccggggggcagggagagggacgACAGTGGGCAGCTCCTGGATGATGACTTAACCCCCAGCATCAGTGGGATGGGGAGCCCCCCACCATCGGACAAAGGCTCCTACTGA
- the LOC144481608 gene encoding uncharacterized protein LOC144481608, producing MWLLRMLYLQILCLQYLFKDSLSAPPCTSYIDLEGKRGTNCSHRSLVSIPHPLPPDTEILLLNYNNLSSVPLTSFQSLPYLKDLDLSHNQIQHFDLVSLLPLEKLDLSSNSLTGIPDFKNLRNLKKLVLDHNQIPDLPERAFDVLVSLEELSVKGNAIRVIPDGIFDQLEELSRLILSGNRIERFPGNSLQGAQNLDTFDISNNNLSSFPRGFENIFAPYIYLYNNPWHCDCDTVENFTEWMRNVDGSIYDSIGQSDSKSVVCSSPAAWKGIPIVKFPLEQICHVVTTIRTTPQMPTGTERSHISISTLNLFKTSPLPEICASYTDLEGKRGTNCSHRSLVSIPHPLPPDTEILLLNYNNLSSVPLTSFQSLPYLKDLDLSHNQIQHFDLVSLLPLEKLDLSSNSLTRIPDFKNLRNLRKLVLDHNQIPDLPERAFDVLVSLEELSVKGNAIRVIPDGIFDQLEELSRLILSGNRIERFPGNSLQGAQNLDTFDISNNNLSSFPRGFENIFAPYIYLYNNPWHCDCDTVENFTEWIRNVEGCIYDSIGQSDSKSVVCYSPPGWNGIPIVKFPLERICHV from the coding sequence ATGTGGCTATTGAGGATGTTGTATCTGCAAATCCTCTGTCTCCAATACCTCTTCAAGGATTCCTTATCTGCGCCCCCGTGCACCTCATATATCGATCTGGAAGGTAAAAGAGGAACCAACTGCAGTCACCGGTCCCTTGTGTCCATCCCTCATCCTCTCCCACCGGATACAGAGATCCTCTTACTGAACTACAACAACCTCTCCTCTGTCCCCTTAACCTCGTTCCAAAGCCTCCCGTACCTCAAAGACCTCGATCTCTCCCACAACCAGATTCAACACTTTGACCTGGTCTCTCTTCTCCCATTGGAAAAGTTGGATCTCTCGTCCAACTCCTTGACCGGAATTCCTGACTTCAAGAACCTCCGGAACCTCAAGAAGCTGGTCCTCGACCACAATCAGATTCCCGATCTCCCCGAGAGAGCGTTCGACGTCTTGGTGTCCCTGGAGGAGCTCAGCGTCAAGGGGAACGCGATCCGCGTCATTCCCGATGGCATCTTTGACCAGTTGGAAGAACTCTCACGCTTAATCCTGTCTGGGAACCGAATCGAGAGATTCCCTGGGAACTCTCTGCAAGGCGCCCAAAACCTGGACACCTTTGACATCTCAAACAACAATCTAAGTTCATTTCCTCGAGGCTTTGAGAACATCTTTGCCCCTTACATCTATCTTTACAACAATCCGTGGCATTGTGATTGCGACACTGTGGAGAACTTTACAGAATGGATGAGGAATGTTGATGGAAGTATTTACGATAGTATAGGACAGTCCGACTCCAAGAGCGTTGTTTGTTCTAGTCCGGCGGCATGGAAAGGGATCCCGATTGTCAAATTCCCGCTCGAACAAATCTGTCACGTTGTGACAACCATCAGAACGACCCCTCAAATGCCCACcggcacagaaagatcccacatatCCATTTCCACCCTTAATTTGTTCAAGACATCTCCTCTTCCGGAGATTTGTGCCTCATACACCGATTTGGAAGGGAAGAGAGGAACCAACTGTAGTCACCGGTCCCTTGTGTCCATCCCTCATCCTCTCCCACCGGATACAGAGATCCTCTTACTGAACTACAACAACCTCTCCTCTGTCCCCTTAACCTCGTTCCAAAGCCTCCCGTACCTCAAAGACCTCGATCTCTCCCACAACCAGATTCAACACTTTGACCTGGTCTCTCTTCTCCCATTGGAAAAGTTGGATCTCTCGTCCAACTCCTTGACCAGAATTCCTGACTTCAAGAACCTCCGCAACCTCAGGAAGCTGGTCCTCGACCACAATCAGATTCCCGATCTCCCCGAGAGAGCGTTCGACGTCTTGGTGTCCCTGGAGGAGCTCAGCGTCAAGGGGAACGCGATCCGCGTCATTCCCGATGGCATCTTTGACCAGTTGGAAGAACTCTCACGCTTAATCCTGTCTGGGAACCGAATCGAGAGATTCCCTGGGAACTCTCTGCAAGGCGCCCAAAACCTGGACACCTTTGACATCTCAAACAACAATCTAAGTTCATTTCCTCGAGGCTTTGAGAACATCTTTGCCCCTTACATCTATCTTTACAACAATCCGTGGCATTGTGATTGCGACACTGTGGAGAACTTTACAGAATGGATTAGGAATGTTGAAGGATGTATTTACGATAGTATAGGACAGTCCGATTCCAAGAGTGTTGTCTGTTATAGTCCGCCGGGATGGAATGGGATCCCGATTGTCAAATTCCCGCTCGAACGAATCTGTCACGTGTGA
- the LOC144481702 gene encoding uncharacterized protein LOC144481702: MEWDPDCQIPARTNLSRVTTIGTAPQTPTGTERSHISISTVNLFKTSPPPEICASYTDLEGKRGTNCSHRSLVSIPHPLPTDTEILLLNYNNLSSVPLTSFQSLPHLKDLDLSHNQIQHFDPDSPLPLEKLDLSSNSLTGIPDFRNLRNLRKLVLDHNQIPDLPERAFDVLVSLEELSVKGNAIRVIPDGIFDSLGNLRHLILPGNRIERFPNNSLHSLRNLTTLDISNNQIRTIPREIFGINPAFCLLLSGNPLHCNCDIEYLMEWMELMERAMSCGNGTFDDKGIICNTPISMEGRPLFQLSPLELCKSSTPGYGALTVRSSPQATSRSHPTSASPEDSVNRWGRMFGLLEALGPWGSSCYLLFLLHCLALALVLLANCLLLLSVARFHRRCLVPMRELARRPFGIKLVRYSLLLPDPRQIYPAPSPDGEPGGRERDDSGQLLDDDLTPSISGMGSPPPSDEGSY; encoded by the coding sequence ATGGAATGGGATCCCGATTGTCAAATTCCCGCTCGAACGAATCTGTCACGTGTGACAACCATTGGAACGGCCCCTCAGACGCCCAcaggcacagaaagatcccacatatCCATTTCCACCGTTAATTTGTTCAAGACATCTCCTCCCCCGGAGATTTGTGCCTCATACACCGATCTGGAAGGTAAGAGAGGAACCAACTGCAGTCACCGGTCCCTTGTGTCCATCCCTCATCCTCTCCCAACGGATACAGAGATCCTCTTACTGAACTACAACAACCTCTCCTCTGTCCCCTTAACCTCGTTCCAAAGCCTCCCGCACCTCAAAGACCTCGATCTCTCCCACAACCAGATTCAACACTTTGACCCGGACTCTCCACTCCCCTTGGAAAAATTGGATCTCTCGTCCAACTCCTTGACCGGAATTCCTGACTTCAGGAACCTCCGGAACCTCAGGAAGCTGGTCCTCGACCACAATCAGATTCCCGATCTCCCCGAGAGAGCGTTCGACGTCTTGGTGTCCCTGGAGGAGCTCAGCGTCAAGGGGAACGCGATCCGGGTCATTCCCGATGGCATCTTTGATTCCTTGGGGAATCTCAGACACTTAATCCTACCTGGGAACCGCATTGAGAGATTCCCCAATAACTCACTCCACAGCCTGAGAAATCTGACAACCTTAGACATCTCCAACAACCAGATCAGGACAATTCCTCGGGAGATTTTTGGGATAAATCCTGCATTTTGTCTCCTTCTGTCTGGGAACCCATTGCATTGTAATTGTGACATTGAGTATTTGATGGAATGGATGGAGTTGATGGAGAGAGCAATGTCTTGTGGCAATGGAACCTTCGATGACAAAGGCATTATTTGCAATACCCCCATTAGCATGGAAGGGCGACCCCTCTTTCAGCTTTCCCCATTGGAACTGTGCAAATCCAGCACGCCTGGATACGGGGCCCTGACGGTTCGCAGCAGCCCTCAGGCCACCAGTCGATCCCACCCGACCTCCGCCAGCCCCGAGGATTCAGTTAACCGCTGGGGGCGGATGTTTGGCCTCCTCGAGGCGCTGGGCCCCTGGGGTTCGAGCTGCTACCTGCTCTTCCTCCTCCACTGCCTCGCCCTCGCCCTTGTGCTGTTAGCGAACTGCCTCCTCCTGTTGTCTGTTGCCCGCTTTCACCGCAGGTGCCTGGTGCCCATGAGGGAGCTGGCCCGGAGGCCCTTTGGCATCAAGCTGGTGCGGTACAGCCTGCTGCTGCCCGACCCTCGGCAGATCTACCCCGCCCCCAGCCCTGACGGCGAGccggggggcagggagagggacgACAGTGGGCAGCTCCTGGATGATGACTTAACCCCCAGCATCAGTGGGATGGGGAGCCCCCCACCATCGGACGAAGGCTCCTACTGA